The sequence AGCGCACCGCGGGCCTCGTCTACAGCGGCGAGTCCGGCGGCCTCAACGAGGCCATGAGCGACATCATGGGCGCGGGCGTGGAGTGGTACGCCTCGCAGAAGAACCCCGACGTGAAGTTCAACTGGACGGTGGGCGAGACGGCGTGGACCCCGGGCAACGGCAACGCGGACGGCCTGCGGTACATGAACGACCCGACGAAGGACGGGTACTCCATCGACAACTACAAGAACTACCCGAAGCAGACGGAGGTCCACGGCTCCAGCGGCATCGCGAACAACGCGTTCTACCTTCTGGCGAACGGCGGGAAGAACCGCACCTCCGGCCTCGAGGTGAAGGACGGCATCGGCATGGAGAAGGGCTTGAAGATCTACTACCGCGCCCTCGCCCACTACATGACGCCGAACACCACCTTCAAGCAGGCGCGTGAGGCCACCATCAAGGCCGCCACTGACCTGTACGGCGCCAACTCGACGGAGCTCCAGAAGGTGAAGGACAGCTGGACCGCCGTCGGCGTGAGCTGACGCACCGCCGTTTGCTTCAACGGCTCCGGAGCAGCGTGGCTCCGGAGCCGGCGTCTCAACGCGCCGGAGGAGGCAGGCCCGCGTCGGAGGGCAGTCCCTCGGTGAGAACCATCATCGTGTGAGCGCTGGACTGGCGCAGCGCCTTGGCGGGCGCGTACTCCGGCGAGCTCCACCAGGCGCGGGCCTGCTCCATGTTGGGGAACTCCAGGATGACGAAGCGCGGAGGCTGCCAGGTGCCTTCGAGGATTTCCGTCGCCCCTCCCCGCACGAGGTAGCGCCCGCCGTACTTCGCAATCGACGGCGGGCCGAGCTGCTTGTAGCGCTCGTAGGTCTGCGCATCGTGCACCGCGATCTGCACCACCACGTAGGCCGGCATTCAGGCTCCTCGGGGTCTGGCTAGAACACGAACGGGAAGCGCACGGGACCGCCCTGCTCCTGGTGCCGGGAGAAGTTCCACGCGCGCACCTTGTCCTCGATGCAGAAGGCGAGCGAGGTGCCCTTCACGGACGCGGTCTCGGTGGAGAC comes from Pyxidicoccus parkwaysis and encodes:
- a CDS encoding DUF1330 domain-containing protein; the protein is MPAYVVVQIAVHDAQTYERYKQLGPPSIAKYGGRYLVRGGATEILEGTWQPPRFVILEFPNMEQARAWWSSPEYAPAKALRQSSAHTMMVLTEGLPSDAGLPPPAR